In Halopelagius longus, the following proteins share a genomic window:
- a CDS encoding ABC transporter ATP-binding protein, protein MITVENLRKTYEGFPAVVGSSFEVDRGEIFGVVGPNGAGKTTTLKMLAGLIEPTDGAARVGEFDAGDPEMRRHLGFLPEESPLYEDMTPRSYLRFFADLYDVPYAEATRRMEETFDRLELEHRERRLGDMSKGMKRKVAIARSLVNDPDLLIYDEPASGLDPLTTNYVLEFTRELAERGKTIVFSAHNLYHVESVCDRVVIMNRGEIIARGTVPEIREEHGETTYHVFTTVSVPDSDPVGDGRHRRVVDDMDAVESVRAAAESAGGEVDDIRTREPSLEEIFLDLAGRPTAEEGTDRGRSRRPSAGDDEGDGEENAGETATHGGPAK, encoded by the coding sequence ATGATTACCGTCGAGAACCTCAGGAAGACCTACGAGGGCTTTCCCGCAGTCGTCGGGAGTTCCTTCGAGGTGGACCGCGGCGAGATATTCGGCGTCGTCGGCCCCAACGGGGCGGGGAAGACGACGACGTTGAAGATGCTCGCCGGACTCATCGAACCGACAGACGGCGCGGCGCGCGTCGGCGAGTTCGACGCCGGCGACCCGGAGATGCGGCGGCACCTCGGCTTTCTCCCCGAGGAGTCGCCCCTCTACGAGGACATGACGCCGCGGTCGTACCTCCGCTTCTTCGCCGACCTGTACGACGTGCCGTACGCGGAGGCGACGCGCCGGATGGAGGAGACGTTCGACCGACTCGAACTCGAACACCGCGAACGCCGCCTCGGCGACATGTCGAAGGGGATGAAGCGGAAGGTGGCCATCGCCCGGTCGTTGGTGAACGACCCCGACCTGCTCATCTACGACGAACCCGCGTCGGGACTCGACCCCCTGACGACGAACTACGTGCTTGAGTTCACCCGCGAACTCGCAGAACGGGGCAAGACCATCGTCTTCAGCGCGCACAACCTCTACCACGTCGAGAGCGTCTGCGACCGGGTGGTCATCATGAACCGCGGCGAGATAATCGCCCGCGGGACGGTCCCCGAGATACGCGAGGAACACGGGGAGACGACGTACCACGTCTTTACGACCGTCTCCGTTCCCGACTCGGACCCCGTCGGCGACGGGCGACACCGGCGCGTCGTAGACGACATGGACGCCGTCGAGTCCGTCCGCGCCGCCGCCGAGTCCGCGGGCGGCGAGGTGGACGACATCCGCACCCGAGAGCCGAGTTTAGAGGAGATATTCTTGGACCTCGCCGGGCGGCCGACCGCCGAGGAGGGGACCGACCGGGGGCGTTCGCGCCGTCCGTCGGCCGGAGACGACGAAGGTGACGGCGAGGAGAACGCGGGCGAAACCGCGACGCACGGGGGACCGGCGAAGTGA
- a CDS encoding DUF5798 family protein yields MGLGGTAKKLQKVAEMAEDVYARLNDLRDQIHEMRETVGETKDRVDSLETESAEQRAILEAIAEEQGIDVETVTATAHIREAEADETATDADATDAGATDADETDAGTADPEPADEA; encoded by the coding sequence ATGGGACTCGGAGGAACCGCGAAGAAGCTCCAGAAAGTGGCCGAGATGGCAGAGGACGTCTACGCGCGACTCAACGACCTGCGCGACCAGATACACGAGATGCGCGAGACGGTCGGCGAGACGAAAGACCGCGTGGACTCCCTCGAGACGGAGTCCGCCGAACAGCGAGCCATCCTCGAAGCCATCGCCGAAGAGCAGGGTATCGACGTCGAAACCGTGACCGCGACGGCGCACATCAGAGAGGCCGAGGCGGACGAAACCGCGACTGACGCCGACGCGACTGACGCAGGCGCGACGGATGCCGACGAGACGGACGCAGGAACCGCCGACCCCGAACCCGCCGACGAAGCGTAA
- a CDS encoding 3-hydroxyacyl-CoA dehydrogenase family protein has protein sequence MDVRDVTEVEAVGVVGAGTMGNGIAQVAATAGYDVVMRDIEPEYVERGFDSIEESLDRLVGSDRLTAEEAEAARERITGTTDLSDLASCDAVVEAAVENMDVKRDVFAELDGLVADDAVLATNTSTLSVTTIAAATDAPERVVGVHFMNPVPVMKGVEVVVGEKTAEGAVEFAHEFAARLDKETWESDDKPGFVTNRILMPWLNEGIRAYDEGVASKEDIDRGMKLGTNAPMGPLELADHIGLDICLDASKTLFEELGDRYKPAYLLKRKVAAGDLGKKTGTGFYEYD, from the coding sequence ATGGACGTTCGTGATGTAACCGAGGTGGAGGCGGTCGGCGTCGTCGGCGCGGGCACGATGGGTAACGGCATCGCACAGGTGGCGGCGACGGCGGGGTACGACGTCGTGATGCGCGATATCGAACCCGAGTACGTCGAACGCGGCTTCGACAGCATCGAGGAGAGCCTCGACCGACTCGTCGGAAGCGACCGCCTGACCGCCGAGGAGGCCGAGGCGGCGCGCGAGCGAATCACAGGGACGACGGACCTCTCGGACCTCGCCTCCTGCGACGCGGTCGTCGAGGCGGCCGTCGAGAACATGGACGTAAAGCGAGACGTCTTCGCCGAGTTGGACGGACTCGTCGCCGACGACGCGGTGTTGGCGACGAACACGAGTACGCTCTCGGTGACGACCATCGCCGCCGCGACGGACGCGCCCGAACGCGTCGTCGGCGTCCACTTCATGAACCCCGTGCCGGTGATGAAGGGCGTCGAGGTGGTCGTCGGCGAGAAGACGGCCGAGGGCGCCGTCGAGTTCGCCCACGAGTTCGCGGCCCGACTCGACAAGGAGACGTGGGAGTCCGACGACAAACCGGGGTTCGTCACCAACCGCATCCTGATGCCGTGGCTGAACGAGGGCATCCGCGCCTACGACGAGGGCGTCGCCTCGAAGGAGGACATAGACCGCGGGATGAAACTGGGGACGAACGCGCCGATGGGCCCCCTCGAACTCGCGGACCACATCGGCCTCGACATCTGTCTCGACGCCTCGAAGACCCTGTTCGAGGAACTCGGCGACCGCTACAAGCCCGCCTACCTCCTCAAGCGGAAAGTCGCCGCCGGCGACTTGGGGAAGAAGACCGGAACGGGGTTCTACGAGTACGACTGA
- a CDS encoding class I fructose-bisphosphate aldolase: MKPGADSAITRNGKSIILAYDHGLEHGPSDFDPVPETADPEVLWELATHSAVTAFAVQKGVAEAYYPSYEDDVSLLAKLNGTSNLWMGEPDSAVNWTVENAADLGADAIGFTLYGGSNHEVEMQEEFRDAQEAARENEMGVVMWSYPRGQGLKNDKKPGTIAYAARLALELGADIAKVKYPGSGEAMEQAVRAAGPTSVVMSGGSKTSDRDFLETVESAMNAGAKGLAVGRNVFQREDPEGILDALEQVIFEEATTDEALETAGL, from the coding sequence ATGAAACCCGGAGCCGACTCCGCCATCACTCGGAACGGCAAGTCCATCATCCTCGCGTACGACCACGGGCTGGAGCACGGACCGTCGGACTTCGACCCGGTGCCGGAGACGGCCGACCCCGAAGTCCTGTGGGAGTTGGCGACCCACTCGGCGGTGACGGCGTTCGCCGTCCAGAAGGGCGTCGCGGAGGCGTACTACCCCTCCTACGAGGACGACGTGTCGCTTCTGGCGAAACTGAACGGCACGAGCAACCTCTGGATGGGCGAACCCGACTCCGCCGTCAACTGGACGGTGGAGAACGCGGCCGACCTCGGCGCGGACGCCATCGGGTTCACCCTCTACGGCGGGTCGAACCACGAGGTGGAGATGCAAGAGGAGTTCCGCGACGCCCAAGAGGCCGCCCGGGAGAACGAGATGGGCGTCGTGATGTGGTCCTACCCACGCGGACAGGGCCTGAAGAACGACAAGAAGCCGGGCACCATCGCCTACGCCGCCCGCCTCGCCCTCGAACTCGGCGCGGACATCGCGAAGGTGAAGTACCCCGGTTCCGGCGAGGCGATGGAGCAGGCGGTGCGCGCCGCCGGGCCGACCAGCGTCGTCATGAGCGGCGGGTCGAAGACGTCCGACCGCGACTTCTTGGAGACGGTCGAGTCCGCGATGAACGCCGGCGCGAAGGGACTCGCCGTCGGTCGCAACGTGTTCCAACGCGAGGACCCGGAGGGCATCCTCGACGCCTTAGAGCAGGTGATATTCGAGGAAGCGACCACAGACGAAGCGCTGGAAACGGCGGGGCTCTGA
- a CDS encoding ABC transporter permease family protein, producing MKRDIQDHLRAVARIARWEVSRSAGTIDRRTAVLGLVALLLAGSVAGAGVLTGGVEIDRGIYRVGVAPENPYYEPVAASSALDPRPPDARALENGDIDLLVAGDTFYAADSQKGRAALSTTRSVVQRYNDGLMLREENRTAAFPVVVTLRYLDRSTPLTSGGDAGGATGGAGTGGGGEGSSGGGDDSDATGGTDEGTAGGDGSAAGGSGSPSDDGRLRVPEVGGANPLSSGSTGSPAAIQPPFPFASLVLAFAFLVPMNFVVQAYGSTMLNERINRRGELLLVAPVSPGDIVAGKTLPYFGLMVGLTSLIAVGVGGGALSVAAVLPVALTFLAATFVGAMFARSFKELTFVTVAASVFLTSYAFVPAIFANVTPIALISPLTLVVRDLQPAGVVGLGEYVFSTGPFYLCSGVLFLLGAGVYREEDMFTQRPVPLKFLDALDARISRPRDVAVLSALSIPFVFVAELLAIAVLFALPVEATVPVLLLLVAVVEEFAKSVHVYAAFEKSRFERAAGTALRVGALSGLGFFVGEKFTAVAQAVALPELVLGQATLAPSGVGAFSGIGVLSAVGLFLAPLVLHVVTAGLTALGASRDGRSYAASFVVAVLLHTAYNLTVVNALG from the coding sequence GTGAAGCGCGACATTCAGGACCACCTGCGCGCCGTCGCCCGCATCGCTCGCTGGGAGGTGAGTCGCTCCGCGGGCACGATAGACCGCCGCACGGCCGTCCTCGGTTTGGTCGCTCTCTTGCTCGCGGGGTCCGTCGCGGGCGCGGGGGTGCTGACCGGCGGCGTCGAAATCGACCGGGGCATCTACCGCGTCGGCGTCGCGCCCGAGAACCCGTACTACGAACCGGTCGCGGCCAGTTCCGCCCTCGACCCGCGCCCGCCGGACGCCCGAGCGCTCGAAAACGGCGACATCGACCTCCTCGTCGCCGGCGACACGTTCTACGCCGCCGACTCCCAGAAGGGCCGGGCGGCGCTTTCGACCACCCGGTCGGTCGTCCAACGGTACAACGACGGCCTGATGCTCCGCGAGGAGAACCGGACGGCGGCGTTCCCCGTCGTCGTCACCCTGCGCTACCTCGACCGGAGCACCCCGCTCACCTCCGGCGGCGACGCCGGCGGCGCGACGGGCGGCGCGGGGACGGGAGGCGGCGGAGAGGGCAGTTCCGGCGGAGGCGACGACTCCGACGCGACCGGCGGGACGGACGAGGGAACCGCCGGCGGCGACGGGTCCGCGGCGGGCGGGTCCGGGTCTCCGTCCGACGACGGACGCCTCCGCGTCCCCGAGGTGGGCGGCGCGAACCCCCTCTCGTCGGGGTCCACCGGGTCCCCCGCGGCCATCCAACCGCCGTTCCCCTTCGCCTCGTTGGTTCTGGCCTTCGCCTTCCTCGTTCCGATGAACTTCGTCGTGCAGGCGTACGGGAGCACGATGCTGAACGAGCGAATCAACCGCCGGGGGGAACTACTCTTGGTCGCGCCCGTCTCGCCGGGCGACATCGTCGCGGGCAAGACGCTCCCGTACTTCGGCCTCATGGTCGGACTCACGAGTCTCATCGCCGTCGGCGTCGGCGGCGGAGCGCTCTCCGTCGCCGCCGTCCTCCCCGTCGCTTTAACCTTCCTCGCGGCGACGTTCGTCGGCGCGATGTTCGCCCGGTCGTTCAAGGAACTCACCTTCGTCACCGTCGCCGCGTCGGTGTTTCTCACCTCCTACGCGTTCGTCCCGGCCATCTTCGCGAACGTGACGCCCATCGCGCTCATCTCGCCGCTGACGCTCGTGGTTCGGGACTTGCAACCGGCGGGCGTCGTCGGACTCGGCGAGTACGTCTTCTCGACGGGACCGTTCTACCTCTGTTCGGGCGTGCTGTTCCTCCTCGGCGCGGGCGTCTACCGCGAGGAGGACATGTTCACCCAACGGCCGGTCCCGCTGAAGTTCTTAGACGCCCTCGACGCGCGCATCTCCCGGCCCCGCGACGTGGCCGTCCTCTCGGCGCTCTCTATCCCGTTCGTCTTCGTCGCCGAACTGCTGGCCATCGCCGTGTTGTTCGCGCTCCCCGTCGAGGCGACGGTACCCGTCCTCCTCCTTTTGGTCGCCGTCGTCGAGGAGTTCGCAAAGAGCGTCCACGTGTACGCCGCCTTCGAGAAGTCCCGGTTCGAACGTGCGGCCGGGACGGCGCTCCGAGTCGGCGCGCTCTCGGGACTTGGCTTCTTCGTCGGCGAGAAGTTCACCGCCGTCGCGCAGGCCGTCGCCCTGCCCGAACTCGTCCTCGGGCAGGCGACGCTCGCGCCGTCCGGCGTCGGTGCGTTCTCCGGTATCGGCGTCCTCTCCGCCGTCGGACTGTTCCTCGCACCGCTCGTTCTCCACGTCGTCACCGCGGGCCTGACCGCCCTCGGGGCGTCGCGCGACGGGCGGTCCTACGCCGCCTCCTTCGTCGTCGCGGTACTCCTTCACACGGCGTACAACCTAACGGTGGTGAACGCCCTTGGGTGA
- a CDS encoding class 1 fructose-bisphosphatase, translating into MATEESSLPTEASSTASVIDQILDVTARTAPDIRQGLPTRRKYVEGENPSGERPMEADVFADDLLLERIGDIAGVGEYASEEREDVIGVGAGLSVCVDPLDGSSNLKPNNTMGTIVSVYDAPLPATGDDIVAAAYVLYGATTTMITARDGTVTEYVVHPDGSYDAVREDLTLPEDPTVYGFGGRVPDWVDEFEAYVREIESDDSMKLRYGGSMIGDVNQVLTYGGVFGYPTLKDTPEGKLRVQFEGYPVGHIVETAGGYSSDGRKSLMDVEKDELHARTPVYVGNESLVEPIEAHLADR; encoded by the coding sequence ATGGCGACCGAAGAGAGCTCTCTCCCGACCGAAGCGAGTTCGACCGCCTCGGTAATCGACCAGATACTGGACGTGACGGCGCGGACGGCCCCGGACATCCGGCAGGGCCTCCCCACCCGGCGGAAGTACGTCGAAGGGGAGAACCCCTCGGGGGAACGTCCGATGGAGGCCGACGTGTTCGCCGACGACCTACTGCTCGAACGCATCGGCGACATCGCGGGCGTCGGCGAGTACGCGAGCGAGGAGCGCGAAGACGTCATCGGCGTGGGCGCGGGCCTCTCCGTCTGCGTCGACCCGTTAGACGGCTCCTCGAACCTCAAGCCCAACAACACGATGGGCACCATCGTCTCCGTCTACGACGCGCCGCTTCCGGCGACGGGCGACGATATCGTCGCCGCGGCGTACGTCCTCTACGGGGCGACGACGACGATGATAACGGCCCGCGACGGCACCGTCACGGAGTACGTCGTCCACCCCGACGGCTCCTACGACGCCGTCCGCGAGGACCTGACGCTCCCCGAGGACCCGACGGTGTACGGGTTCGGCGGGCGCGTCCCCGATTGGGTAGACGAGTTCGAGGCGTACGTCCGCGAGATAGAGTCGGACGACTCGATGAAACTCCGGTACGGCGGGTCGATGATAGGCGACGTGAATCAGGTGCTCACCTACGGCGGCGTCTTCGGCTACCCGACGCTGAAGGACACGCCCGAAGGGAAACTCCGCGTCCAGTTCGAGGGGTACCCCGTCGGACACATCGTCGAGACGGCGGGCGGGTACTCCTCGGACGGCCGGAAGTCGCTGATGGACGTCGAGAAGGACGAACTGCACGCGCGGACGCCGGTGTACGTCGGCAACGAGTCGCTCGTCGAACCCATCGAGGCGCACCTCGCCGACCGCTGA
- a CDS encoding ABC transporter permease, producing the protein MGDPRPTIAKRELGSLRKEKTIVLALCLQLFVAAFSSFLVVGLVSLYDPGSVGNYEVDVAVSGDATSDLIRAASSVGGIDARPYQSDDAAMRAFERGDVDAVLSAERLHGRVFVTATAPDSNIETTVTVVQLRDALREFERTERAERSAFLTSSTLELPPETQSSPYYGFTYTVLVPLLLYLPVFISGSITVDSITEEIDRGTLELLRVAPLSLSDVVDGKLLAAATLAPAQSALWILLLGINGTPVSNPLSLLAMVAALSTLVCSLGAAVALLSPERRAAQFLYSIGVLFVFGGTTLFPHNPINTSARLAIGSPDPLAPAVVASYVVLGAGAYLAVRYLVGGVDPNEL; encoded by the coding sequence TTGGGTGACCCCCGACCCACCATCGCAAAGCGCGAACTCGGGTCGCTCCGCAAGGAGAAGACCATCGTGCTGGCGCTCTGTTTACAGCTGTTCGTGGCGGCGTTCTCGTCGTTCCTCGTCGTCGGCCTCGTCTCGCTGTACGACCCCGGCTCCGTCGGCAACTACGAGGTGGACGTGGCCGTCTCCGGCGACGCCACCTCGGACCTGATTCGGGCGGCGTCCTCCGTCGGCGGCATCGACGCCAGACCGTATCAGTCGGACGACGCCGCGATGCGGGCCTTCGAGCGGGGTGACGTGGACGCCGTCCTCTCGGCGGAGCGGTTGCACGGGCGGGTGTTCGTGACGGCGACGGCCCCCGACTCGAACATCGAGACCACCGTGACCGTCGTCCAACTCCGCGACGCCCTCCGGGAGTTCGAGCGAACCGAACGGGCCGAGCGGTCGGCGTTCCTGACGAGTTCGACGCTGGAGTTGCCGCCGGAGACGCAGTCGAGCCCGTACTACGGCTTCACGTACACGGTGCTCGTCCCGCTTCTGCTCTACCTGCCCGTGTTCATCAGCGGCTCCATCACCGTCGACTCGATAACCGAGGAGATAGACCGCGGGACGCTCGAACTGCTCAGGGTCGCACCGCTTTCGCTGTCGGACGTGGTGGACGGGAAACTGCTCGCGGCGGCGACGCTCGCGCCCGCCCAGTCGGCGCTGTGGATTCTCCTCCTCGGAATCAACGGGACGCCCGTCTCGAACCCGCTGTCGCTTCTGGCGATGGTCGCCGCGCTCTCGACGCTCGTCTGCTCGCTCGGGGCGGCGGTGGCGCTCCTCTCGCCCGAACGGCGCGCCGCGCAGTTCCTCTACTCCATCGGCGTGCTGTTCGTCTTCGGCGGCACCACGCTGTTCCCGCACAACCCCATCAACACGTCCGCCCGCCTCGCAATCGGGAGTCCGGACCCCCTCGCGCCCGCCGTCGTCGCGTCGTACGTGGTCCTCGGCGCGGGCGCGTACCTCGCGGTCCGGTATCTCGTCGGCGGCGTGGACCCGAACGAACTCTAA
- a CDS encoding DUF7409 domain-containing protein, with the protein MKVHPTGDNVTEGGDAGNGVNEYVEAGRVSDRNRLSDADGTDAAVDEEEEIPLPWNSTDESDASDDEEGPETFEDLRFVGPKTAEALESSEIDLSDFVRKRISYRDLTEIGVNPGVAAKIRREHSLSWSFDATDTDLSRRSTQVRGLDDEERAWIAASSTGWGDGDDESDTDEREGDWTADGRTESADADATVDGRRSTDADAVDESTWRERAASASADAGGGKSDDDAASDEETWRSRSVGGDGTDAASDAAPEDEEAAWRAESTGGSERDSNVTDGEAAWRSQSVESDDPTPSARTSQSRNGGTSSEREEAEWRSNATAGDASSPATDAEAEWRAESLPTPVTVLDGVEEADARELADAGIRSVRRLATADPESVADALQLDQSLVEGWVRAADERLDGV; encoded by the coding sequence GTGAAGGTACACCCAACGGGTGACAACGTGACCGAAGGCGGCGACGCCGGAAACGGCGTGAACGAGTACGTCGAAGCGGGACGAGTGAGCGACCGCAACCGCCTGTCGGACGCGGACGGCACCGACGCGGCGGTAGACGAGGAAGAGGAGATTCCGCTTCCGTGGAACAGCACCGACGAGAGCGACGCGTCCGACGACGAGGAGGGCCCCGAGACGTTCGAGGACCTCCGGTTCGTCGGACCGAAGACGGCCGAGGCGCTCGAATCGTCGGAGATAGACCTGTCGGATTTCGTCAGGAAGCGCATCTCGTACCGGGACCTGACCGAAATCGGCGTCAACCCCGGCGTCGCGGCGAAGATACGGCGCGAGCACTCCCTGTCGTGGTCGTTCGACGCGACGGACACGGACCTCTCGCGGCGGTCCACGCAGGTTCGCGGCTTGGACGACGAGGAACGGGCGTGGATAGCCGCGAGTTCGACGGGGTGGGGCGACGGCGACGACGAGAGCGACACGGACGAACGCGAGGGCGACTGGACCGCCGACGGCCGGACGGAGTCCGCCGACGCGGACGCGACTGTGGACGGCCGGCGGTCGACGGACGCCGACGCCGTGGACGAATCGACGTGGCGCGAACGCGCCGCCTCCGCGTCGGCGGACGCCGGAGGGGGGAAGTCGGACGACGACGCCGCGTCGGACGAGGAGACGTGGCGGAGTCGGAGCGTCGGGGGCGACGGGACGGACGCCGCGTCCGACGCCGCGCCCGAAGACGAGGAGGCGGCGTGGCGCGCCGAGTCGACGGGCGGGAGCGAACGCGACTCGAACGTGACGGACGGGGAAGCGGCGTGGCGGAGTCAGAGCGTCGAGAGCGACGACCCGACCCCCTCGGCTCGCACGTCGCAGTCCCGGAACGGGGGAACCTCCTCCGAACGCGAGGAGGCCGAGTGGCGGTCGAACGCGACGGCGGGCGACGCCTCCTCGCCCGCGACGGACGCCGAGGCGGAGTGGCGCGCCGAGAGCCTCCCCACCCCCGTGACGGTCCTCGACGGCGTCGAAGAGGCGGACGCGCGGGAACTCGCCGACGCGGGGATTCGGTCGGTCCGCCGCCTCGCCACCGCCGACCCCGAGAGCGTCGCCGACGCCCTCCAGTTGGACCAGTCCCTCGTCGAGGGGTGGGTCCGCGCCGCCGACGAGCGACTCGACGGCGTCTGA
- a CDS encoding GAF domain-containing protein — protein MGEKRDSESAAPIRTLYIDDDESLLELTRRFLETETPRIEVETASSPRRGLESIERREVDVVVCDYQMPEMDGVEVLETVRQTFDDDVPFIVFTGEGRKEVAIEALNLGADRYLRKGGDPTSQYGVLARTIVQEYEHHRTQRRLRKREENLRVTLESIGDAVVTTDVDGRVTRMNPVAEDLTGWSTDEAVGEPLSEVFEIIDHETREPEANPAERVLETGSAVGLANGTVLVGKDGTERFIADSASPIADECGEMIGVVLVFRDVTDDYRSRERQARQRRTVVELSTDERITDGDFEAGKRTITETAAETLDVDRVGIWLFEDGNSVLRNADLYERSADAHTEGEELAADDYPAYFEALEAHRSLAAEDARSDPRTAELAAEYLEPYGIGSVLDATIRSNGDVVGVVCHEHVGEPREWTDDERRFAGEIADQVLRVLSNRRQRERERALEELHGIATDITTFDSPEAVCRRTIDVAENILEFDQCVINLEDDGMLPVVAVSEVVPSDGVTAMSVDDGIVGKTYRTGETFLFDDVRDAEEANPQGPYRGALSVPVGDHGVFQAVSERAGAFDEDDVELAELLVSHTGQALDQLESKRELRQQNERLDEFSSVVSHDLRNPLNVAQGRLELAAEECDSDHLRDVANAHERMARLIDDLLELAREGETTADTEPVALGDAVESAWRNVETADATLIADVGRVVRADEGRMQQLLENLVRNAVEHGGPAVTVRVGESPHGFYVEDDGPGVPPDRRDDVFETGYSTTRDGTGFGLSIVRRIADAHGWEVTAAEGPEGGGRFEITGVEFLD, from the coding sequence ATGGGGGAGAAACGGGACTCAGAGAGCGCCGCTCCGATTCGGACCCTCTACATCGACGACGACGAGAGCCTCTTGGAGCTCACGCGGCGGTTCTTGGAGACGGAGACGCCTCGAATCGAAGTCGAGACGGCGTCGTCTCCGCGGCGGGGCCTGGAGTCGATAGAACGTCGCGAGGTGGACGTGGTCGTCTGCGACTACCAGATGCCGGAGATGGACGGCGTCGAAGTGCTCGAAACGGTGCGTCAGACGTTCGACGACGACGTGCCGTTCATCGTGTTCACGGGGGAGGGGAGAAAGGAAGTGGCGATAGAGGCGCTCAACCTCGGCGCGGACCGCTACCTCCGGAAGGGCGGCGACCCCACCTCCCAGTACGGCGTCCTCGCGCGGACCATCGTACAGGAGTACGAACACCACCGCACCCAGCGCCGCCTCCGGAAGCGAGAGGAGAACCTCCGGGTCACCCTCGAATCCATCGGCGACGCCGTCGTCACCACCGACGTCGACGGCCGGGTGACGCGGATGAATCCGGTGGCGGAGGATCTCACCGGCTGGTCGACCGACGAAGCGGTCGGCGAACCGCTTTCGGAGGTGTTCGAGATTATCGACCACGAGACGCGCGAGCCGGAAGCGAACCCCGCCGAACGGGTGTTAGAGACGGGTAGCGCGGTCGGGCTGGCGAACGGAACGGTCCTCGTCGGGAAGGACGGCACCGAGCGGTTCATCGCCGACAGCGCATCGCCGATAGCGGACGAGTGCGGCGAGATGATCGGCGTCGTGCTCGTCTTCCGCGACGTGACCGACGACTACCGCAGTCGGGAGCGTCAGGCGCGGCAGCGACGCACCGTCGTCGAACTCTCGACGGACGAGCGCATCACCGACGGCGACTTCGAGGCCGGCAAGCGGACGATAACAGAGACGGCCGCGGAGACGCTCGACGTGGACCGCGTCGGCATCTGGCTGTTCGAGGACGGCAACAGCGTCCTCCGGAACGCCGACCTGTACGAACGGTCCGCCGACGCGCACACGGAGGGCGAGGAGTTGGCCGCCGACGACTACCCCGCTTACTTCGAGGCGTTGGAGGCGCACCGCTCTCTCGCCGCCGAGGACGCGCGGTCCGACCCGCGAACCGCCGAACTCGCCGCGGAGTACCTCGAACCGTACGGAATCGGCTCGGTCCTCGACGCGACGATTCGCTCCAACGGCGACGTGGTCGGCGTCGTCTGTCACGAACACGTCGGCGAACCGCGCGAGTGGACCGACGACGAACGTCGGTTCGCCGGGGAGATCGCGGACCAAGTGCTCCGCGTGCTCAGCAACCGACGGCAGAGAGAGCGCGAACGGGCGTTGGAGGAACTCCACGGCATCGCAACCGACATCACGACGTTCGACTCGCCGGAGGCGGTCTGTCGGCGGACGATAGACGTCGCCGAGAACATCCTGGAGTTCGACCAGTGCGTGATAAACCTCGAAGACGACGGTATGCTGCCGGTCGTGGCCGTCTCCGAGGTGGTGCCGTCCGACGGCGTCACCGCCATGTCCGTCGACGACGGCATCGTCGGCAAGACGTACCGAACCGGCGAGACGTTCTTGTTCGACGACGTGCGGGACGCCGAGGAGGCGAACCCGCAGGGGCCGTACCGCGGAGCGCTCAGCGTCCCCGTCGGCGACCACGGCGTCTTTCAGGCGGTCAGCGAACGGGCCGGAGCCTTCGACGAGGACGACGTCGAACTGGCGGAACTGCTCGTCTCGCACACGGGGCAGGCGCTCGACCAACTGGAGAGCAAGCGCGAACTCCGCCAGCAGAACGAGCGACTCGACGAGTTCTCGAGCGTCGTCTCTCACGACCTGCGGAACCCGCTGAACGTCGCCCAAGGACGTCTCGAACTCGCCGCCGAGGAGTGCGACAGCGACCACCTTCGGGACGTGGCGAACGCCCACGAACGGATGGCGAGGCTGATAGACGACCTGCTGGAACTCGCACGGGAGGGCGAGACGACGGCGGACACCGAACCGGTGGCCCTCGGGGACGCCGTCGAGTCGGCGTGGCGGAACGTCGAGACGGCGGACGCGACGCTCATCGCCGACGTGGGTCGCGTCGTCCGCGCGGACGAGGGGCGGATGCAGCAACTGCTCGAAAACCTCGTCCGGAACGCCGTGGAACACGGCGGCCCGGCGGTGACCGTCCGCGTCGGCGAATCGCCCCATGGCTTCTACGTCGAGGACGACGGTCCCGGCGTCCCGCCGGACCGGCGAGACGACGTGTTCGAGACGGGCTACTCGACGACGCGCGACGGGACCGGGTTCGGCCTCTCGATAGTGCGGCGCATCGCCGACGCTCACGGGTGGGAGGTGACCGCCGCCGAAGGGCCCGAAGGCGGCGGGCGGTTCGAGATTACCGGCGTCGAGTTCCTCGATTAG